The Dioscorea cayenensis subsp. rotundata cultivar TDr96_F1 chromosome 7, TDr96_F1_v2_PseudoChromosome.rev07_lg8_w22 25.fasta, whole genome shotgun sequence genome includes a region encoding these proteins:
- the LOC120264428 gene encoding endo-1,3;1,4-beta-D-glucanase-like, with protein sequence MANPQSQSQCFENPPTLNPSSGHGTVVENLGGLKAYTVGSPESKLAVLLAADAFGFEAPNLRKLADKVAAAGYFVVVPDFFHGDPYIPEKVSVPTWLQAHDAAKGYEEAKPIVEALKSTGISAIGAAGFCWGAKVVAELAKSEDIKAAVMLHPSYVTAKDIKEINVPLAVLGAEIDRTSPPSLLKEFEKILSTKPEVSMFHFLLAKAAL encoded by the exons ATGGCAAACCCTCAATCCCAATCCCAGTGCTTTGAGAATCCACCTACATTGAACCCCTCCTCCGGCCATGGCACCGTCGTTGAGAACCTCGGAGGCCTCAAGGCCTACACTGTTGGCTCTCCGGAATCCAAACTGGCAGTGCTCCTCGCCGCTGATGCTTTCG GTTTTGAAGCACCAAATTTAAG GAAACTGGCTGATAAAGTTGCAGCTGCTGGGTATTTTGTGGTGGTCCCTGACTTTTTCCATGGTGATCCTTATATTCCTGAGAAAGTTTCTGTCCCAACTTGGTTGCAAGCTCATGATGCT GCTAAAGGATATGAAGAAGCGAAACCCATTGTTGAAGCTCTGAAAAGTACAGGGATATCTGCAATTGGTGCAGCTGGATTTTGCTGGGGTG CCAAGGTTGTGGCAGAACTAGCAAAATCTGAAGACATAAAAGCTGCTGTGATGTTGCATCCTTCTTATGTCACTGCAAAGGATATTAAAG AGATTAACGTGCCTCTCGCTGTGCTTGGAGCTGAGATAGATCGTACCTCTCCACCTTCCCTCTTGAAGGAGTTTGAGAAGATTTTATCCACTAAACCTGAGGTAAGtatgtttcattttttgttaGCTAAAGCTGCTCTATAA
- the LOC120264539 gene encoding glutathione S-transferase T1-like: MVLLKKHGMGKGRQREGCFEEEEINPMRQVLAIVDGRFKLFESHAILKYLSCAFPGVSDSWLEDKTLKRKKVFATLKVLGTVVEELTKEIAPEDADKLISEER; the protein is encoded by the exons ATGGTTCTGTTAAAAAAACATGGTATGGGAAAAGGAAGGCAGCGGGAGGGGTGCTTTGAAGAGGAAG AAATAAATCCAATGAGACAAGTTCTAGCAATTGTTGATGGAAGGTTTAAGCTGTTTGAGAG CCATGCAATCCTGAAATATTTGTCTTGTGCATTCCCGGGAGTCTCAGACAGctgg TTAGAGGACAAAACTTTAAAAAGGAAGAAGGTATTTGCGACTCTAAAGGTCCTGGGAACTGTTGTGGAAGAACTTACAAAAGAAATAGCCCCTGAAGATGCAGATAAGCTGATCTCTGAAGAG CGATGA
- the LOC120264538 gene encoding uncharacterized protein LOC120264538: protein MSELLACGVLFSFKGSSSSLLADWHLQEAEIPVFSSLKAWSWRKILFTGGSSERLEIHTGLWFAGLGEPNSVARSQEKIKFRTGGCQRVVLSALSVSCYFPFVSVRLVL from the exons ATGAGTGAATTATTGGCATGTGgtgttttgtttagttttaagGGGAGCAGCTCAAGCTTGCTTGCTGATTGGCATCTTCAGGAGGCCGAAATTCcagttttttcttctcttaaagCTTGGAGTTGGAGGAAGATTCTCTTCACCGGCGGATCCTCGGAGAGATTAGAG ATCCATACCGGGCTGTGGTTcgcgggacttggtgaacccaactctgtagctcggagccag gagaagatcaagtttagaaCTGGGGGGTGTCAGAGAGTCGTATTGTCTGCGTTATCAGTATCTTGTTATTTCCCTTTTGTGAGTGTAAGGCTTGTACTCTGA